GTCGGTTATCTAGGAGAAAAAGTTGGCTGGCACTATGGTTTTGGTGCAGCTGCATTTGCTATGTTTTTTGGACTTATCAATTTCAAAGTAAATGGAAAATACCTTAAGAGTGTTGGTGAAAAGCCAACTCATAAATCCTCTTATACTTATTTATATGTAGTTATTGGTTTGTTAGTAATGGCAGCTTTATCTGTAACTACCGGCATGTTGGATAGTATTCAACTTGCCAATTCTATGAAATATATCATTTCTGGAATTACGATATGTTACTTTATCTATATTGGCTTTTTGGATAAATCACTTACAATAGTTGAGCGAAAAAGGGTAGGGGTGCTATTTATACTTTTCGTTGCCATTGCAATCTTTTGGTCAGGATTTGAGCAAGCAGCCACTACATTTACCATTTTTGCAGATAGACACACTGATAGGGCATTGTTTGGTTGGGATTTACCAGCTTCTTGGTTTCAAAATGCCAATTCTTTATTCATCCTTATCTTTTCTGCTCCATTTGCTGCATTATGGGTTTGGCTAAATAAGAAAAACTTAAACCCCAATGTACCTGTGAAATTTGGACTGGGCTTAATTCAGTTAGGACTAGGTTTCTTTATCATGTATTTGGCTGCTCAAAGAGTGCTTGATGGTACTTTAGCAGGAATGGGATGGTTAACATTTACATATTTGTTGCATTCGCTAGGTGAGTTATGTATTAGCCCAGTGGGACTAAGCTCATATACTAAGCTTGCACCTAAAAAATATTATAGTCAAATGATGGGACTGTGGTTTGTTGGTGCTTCCTTAGGAAACCTTATTGCTGGTCTATTTGCAGGAAACTTTAATGAGGAAAATGTAGATGCAATGCCAGATCTATTTATGCAGTTCTGTATATACGGACTAGTTGCTGGTTTGATAATGATACTATTCCAGAAACAAATTAAGAATTGGATGGGCGGTATTAAATAAGCCTATTAACTTATATCACGAAAAGGCAGAAGGTCATCCTCCTGCCTTTTTTGCTTTATAACCTTCCTTGGTAAGAAATACTAATACCTTATCTCTATGATCTCCCTGTATTAGAATCTCTTGATCCTTAGCAGATCCCCCAGCACCGCAATGGTTTTGTAATTTTTTTTTCAAGCTATCTAAGTCGGAATCACTTCCAACAAAACCCGCAATTCGTGTAACGACTTTATTTCCTCCTTTTCTATCTAGCCATATCTTAAGCTCTTGCTCATCAGTATTTGGTGTACTTATTTGAGCAAATAAATCGGCGAATACATAGTCGGGATTTGTTGAGTATACAATCCCACCATCGTTTTTTTGACGTTTGTTTTTCTTTGCCATGCACAAAATTAGAATTTCTGTTGAGCTAAAGTTTCTAATTTAAAAGTATTTATTGCTTAATTTGTCAGTAATACAAAACAAGCTTATGACTCTCTATAGATATTTGGCCTTTTTCGTTTTTTGTTTCTTTTTTGTTTCGTGTCAAAGTTCAGTTGACGAGCAAAAAGAGATTGAAATTATTAAACAAACGATAGCAGATCAGCAGGTGGCTTGGAATAATTTTGATATTCCAGCTTTTATGAAAGCATATTGGCAATCATCTGATATGTCTTTTGTATCAAAAAGTGGTGTTGTCAAAGGCTGGGATGGCATGAAAGAACGTTACGAAAAGAATTACCCTAACCAAGAAGCTATGGGAAAGCTAACTTTTGATTTAAAAGAAGTTAAGCTAACAGATGCTAATTCAGCTATGGTTATTGGTTCATGGAATTTACTTAGACCAGAAATGGGTGATATTGGGGGCTACTTTACCTTAGTATTGCAAAAGATAAATGGCGAATGGAAAATTATAAGTGATCATACAAGTTAAAACCTAACAAATATAATGTCTCAAAAAATACCAGTAGGAAGCGAATACCGCTTTAGATTCAGTTTTACACAAGCTCAAGTTCAAACTTTTGCAGATCTAACAGGAGATCATAACCCTATTCACATTGATCCTGAGTATGCTGCCACAACTCGTTTTGGTCAGTGCATAATTCACGGTCACTTAGGGAGTAGTGTTTTTACTAAGTATTTGGGCATGAACAAACCTGGCGGTCCCGGGTCTATTTACCTTAAGCAGGAGACGGAATACCTCCGCCCAATGATCGTGGATACAGAATATGAGGTGCTCTTTAGGGTTGAAAATATTATTGAAGGAAAACACATCGCTGAAATCTCAACTGAAGTTTACAATTTAGAAACGAACAAAATTATGATTCGTGGAATAGGTACACTCAAAAATACTGAATTATATTAACTCGGCGAATAGGGTTTAGGGGATTCAAATCCAGCATACCTGTATAAAAGAAAAATCATTAGAGTCGAAACAAAAAAAAACCCGCTTAGGCGGGTTTTTTAAATTCTTTATAGATTCACTTATCTATATTATTCTGCATTTTTAATAGCTTGAACTTCAGCTCTAACAGCCTTAGCCCATACTGTAACGTCTTGCATGCCTTTTCTTACTCTTGTTCCAGCTGCCTTGTTCTTCTTATCGTAGAACTTTTCGAAATCATCTTGAAGAGAGGCTACTAAATTGTGTAATTCTTGATACTTGTCCATAGATTACTCAGGGTTTTTAAAAGTTAATAATTAATAAACAATGCAAGATATATGATTTATCCTAAGAATTCCATACTTCGAAATACTTTTTTACTAACAAAAGTGCCTTTCAATCAAATTTAGAGTGATTTTCCACCTAAATTATGCCTATTCGTATATTCCTTTAGGTTGTTTCTACTTCAAGTGGAGCATATTCACCTGCTTGTAATTTTGCTTGTACCTTTTCAAAACAGTTCATAGTGAACTCTACATCTTCTAAAGTGTGCGAAGCAGTTGGGATAATTCTAAGCAAGATTACACCCTTAGGAACAACTGGATATACAATGATACTACAAAACACATTCATGTTTTCTCTCATATCACGAATCAAATTTGTTACTGTAGCAAGTTCATAATCACCATGTAGGAAAACAGGAGTTACACAACTTTCAGTTACACCTATATCAAAACCTCTTTTCCTAAAGCCATCTTGTAATGCATTTACAATTGTCCATAGCTTTTCTTGTAATTGAGGATTCTTTTTGATGATCTCCAGTCTTTTCATTCCACCAACCACATACGGCATAGGAAGAGCTTTTGCGTAAGTCTGTGATCTCATATTATACTTTAAGTACATTATGATTTCTTTCTTTGCAGCAACAAATGCTCCGATCATTGCCATTGATTTCGCGAATGTAGAAAAATGAACATCTACAGCATCTTCAACTCCAAAATGTTCAGGAACTCCAGCCCCAGTTTTACCTATCGTTCCGAAACCGTGAGCGTCGTCTACAAGAAGTCTAAACTTGTATGACTTTTTAAGTTCTGCTATTTTATCTAAGGCTCCAACAGCACCTGACATTCCAAAAACACCTTCAGTTACAACCAAAATGCCACCGTTTTGCTCTTCAGCAACTTTGGTAGCTCTTTTAAGGTTCTTTTCAAGGCTTTCCATGTCATTATGCTTGAAAGTATATGTTTTACCTCCCTTGGCTCTATGAAGCCTAACTCCATCTATAAGACAAGCATGAGACTCTGCATCGTAAACTATGATATCTCTTGAGTCCACTAATGCTTCTACAGCCGACATAACTCCTTGATAACCGTAATTGAGTACAAACGCATCTTCCTGCCCTACAAACTCTGCTAGTTGGCGTTCAAACTCTTCATGAAGGTCAGTGTTACCTGTCATCATTCTTGCTCCCATAGGGTATGCCAAACCATATTCCGCAGCGGCTTCTGCATCAGTTTTTAATACTTCGGGATGTGTAGCTAAACCTAAATAATTGTTAAGCGACCAGTTAAGCATCTTCTTACCTTGGAAAGTCATGTACGGACCTAAAGGTCCACTCAGCTTCGGGAAAGAATAATAATGATGTGAGTAATGAGCATGAGAACCAATAGGTCCTAAATTATTAACTGCTTTGTCGAAAATATCTTGTACCATCTATGAAAAGGGTTAATTCGGTTTTCTTTTTATCAAGTTTAGAAAATGACGCTGCAAAGATAAGTAATTAAATATAATTATTTGAAGTAGATTTAATGAAATACGTTAGATGTATAGGACTTTATTGATATTTTGTTTGTGTATGGGCAGAAAATACCCATCTGAAAATGTCGAAAATTGAAGAAAAATAAATGTGGATAAAAAAAAGTTGGGTTAAGGCTTGAAAACAAAAAAACAAATCCCTTATATTTGCACTCCGTTTCGACGACAAGGAGGGATGGGTGAGTGGCTGAAACCACCAGTTTGCTAAACTGACGTACTGGAAACGGTACCGCGGGTTCGAATCCCGCTCCCTCCGCAAGGAGTGTAAAGGGTTTCAAGAAAGTCCTCACACTCCTTAAATAAACACCTCGGGGTGTAGCGTAGCCCGGTCATCGCGCCTGCTTTGGGAGCAGGAGGTCGCAAGTTCGAATCTTGCCACCCCGACTTATTGAAAGGCTTTTTTAGCTAAAGCTAAAGAAGCCTTTCAAATTTAAGGTCCCATAGCTCAGCTGGATAGAGCATCTGCCTTCTAAGCAGACGGTCGCACGTTCGAATCGTGCTGGGATCACAATTTTTAAAGCCTCATAGTCAATAGATTGTGAGGCTTTTTCTTTGCAGGTTTCCCTAATTAAAAATTGCTGGTTTAAACATGGTTTAAACATTTTTCATTAAAATTATACCGCATTTGTTAAAGGTTGTTTTTGTTCTTAGTAGTAGGTATAGCTATTTGAAAAAAAATAATGTAAAGTAATGAGGTTTTGGAATATTTTAGAATTAACAGCTGAATTAAATTGACATGAGGGTATTGAGCTCTTCTTATTGTTGGTTTAACTAAAGGGTGTTTTTCCCGTGGCGTTGTTTTAAATCATGAACTTATTTTGTAGGTGAAATGATTAATTTAAACCAAAGTTGCCATGAAACTATCTTACAAATTATTATGCCTTATATCTTTATATACACTTACTAGTATAGCACAAGAACCATTCGAGTTGAAATTGAATGGAATGCCTAAAAAAATTGAAAGAAGTAAAACTCAAAATAAGATTTATGCTTTTAGTTTTAAATCAGAGATTCCAAAGAAAGATATTTTTAAAGAATACAAAGTGTCTGTAAAGTCAGATTGTAAAGTCGGGACATTACCACAAACGGAATTCGAGTTAGATTTTAAGGAATGTACTTTGAATAATTTAACTACTGGATATTCATTTTATGTCATACTTAAGGCAAACCCAAACCTTGATATTGAAAGAACAATAAAGTTAGATTTAGTTATAAGTAGTGAAAGTGATCCTAAGCTAGATAAAATAAAGAACAAAGCTGATACAGTGTCACATGTAATTACAATTAATCCAATTGAAGCTGATACTGCCTTGGATCAATTTAATTATTTGGCATATATAGGAACTAATTTTGACCTTGTGGATGGAGTAAAAGCAAAGAATCTTTTCTTTGCTTCAAATATTTATAAACTTCCAGAATCAACGTCAAAGTCAGAACCTAATGATCTTGGCTTCAATCTTATTATCTATGGGAATAGAGCCTTGACTCTCACTGAGAATTTAGGTATTAATCAGTTTGAAAATAGATATATACGTATCCCTGGAACTGACTCATCTAGAGTTATTTTAAAAGAGGGAGTTCTAACTACGACCATTGTAAGTGATAATTTGGGTTTGGTTGTTAGTCCAATATTCAATTGGTTTCGTCCTGTTGACCTCAAAAGGACATTAAGAATTTATTATTCACCTCAACTTGACTTTGTGTTTAGGCGTTACACAGAAACTTCAAATTATACAAATGTAACTACGGTTGATTCTAGCAAAATTATTAGATATCTAGGAAGTGACTTCTTAATTCGTGTACCTGAGACAAACACAACTTTTAATAATGCTTATGATCTTGACTTTGGGCTCTTAGGTTTTTTATTCACACATGAGACCGAAAATATAAGTGTTAGGTTTCATTTGAGAAGCGGCTATTCCTTTAGATTCCAAAAAGAGAAGCCAAGCGGATCAATGGTCAATGAGAAGTACAATCCAATTCTGGGTTTCGGAAACTTATTTTATGGAGGAAGGTTATGGATAACCGAAGCTACATCTGGTATAACACTTGCTGGAGAGGTATCTAATAGGTTAAAGGTGGGTGATAATCAACCTTTCTTCAATGTAACACTCTCAAAAGCTCTATCTTTCAAAAATATCGGTTCCATATTCGCCCCTGTTACTGCAAGGTAGGGTTTAATAATACTCCTTAATATAAGCATAAGCTCGTTCAAATAACACTTGGTCTTTGTGTAGCTGATACTTTAATAATGCTTTTCGTAAAGACTTTTGCACTTCTCTTTCTCCAGCTACAGTTTTTTGCCAACCTTGAAAACTTACCACACGTACGATAGCATCAATGTCTTCTACTATGCGTTCTACTACTGCCGGAGTTTTATCGGTTTTTAGCTCTAAAAACAATTCTGTTAGTGCTGCTTTGGGTGATTTTTCAGGAATCAGCTCATCTAACTCCTTTTCTGCTTGAACTGTTTCTTTTGCAACTTTACACAGCTCTTTTACAAACTCAATGGAAGAAATTAAACCTTGTTCTGCTTTATCTCTCAGCTCTTCTAATCTATCACTTAGCTTTTTAAACGTAGGATTACCAGCTTGCTTCTTAAGACGTTTGATTAATATTTTCTCTAGCCTTTTGGACTGTTTGGGATCTGGGTTATTGAAAATACTTTCTATTACATCTGCATCTAGCACAAATTCGTCTAACTGGTGAACTTCTCCTACATGTATATTTTCATGAATGAGCTTCGTCGTTTGAGCACCAAGAGTAAACCATAAGAGTTTTCCAATATTATCTGATGCTGGCCTAACAGATTCAAAAACTTGTGATAACCATTTGTAATCGGCATGGTATTCATCAAGTGAATTATCCGGAGAGAGCGACTCCCACAATTTTGAAAGAAACTTGTAATCCTTTGCAAAAGCATCTTTTTTCTCTGAAGTATTTATCGCGTTTTGAGCTGCCTCTAAACCTTCAAAGCCTCCTACAGTCCTATCTACTCCTTCAAAATGACTAAATGCGTCAGCTACGGCTTGAGGTAATTTATCTCTCAATTCTTTAAGATTGGTAATAACTTTTTTAACGCTTTCTTCGTCAAATTGTAATGCGGCAGCAGCATCATCAAACACGCCAAAATAATCTACTATTCGCCCAAATGACTTGTTCGGGAAGAGCCTATTTGTTCTGCAAATAGCTTGCAACAGGGTATGGTCCTTTAATGACTTATCCAGGTACATGGTTTGCAGAATAGGTGCATCAAAACCAGTCAATAACTTGGCAGTTACTATTATAAATTTAAGTTCAGAGTGGGCATCATTAAACTCATCTACAATCTTTTCTTGCTTACTTTTATCAATCGCCCATTTTTGCTTAAACTCCAAACTATCATTTGCAGAGGTTGATATAACAACAGTACTTGCCTCAGTTGGAAAGTACTTATCCAACTCTTCTTTGTATTGCACGCAGCCGAACCTATCAGGTGTAGCAATCATTGCCTTGAAACCATGTGGCTCTACTTTATCTTTGAAGTGCGTCGCAATGTCTTTGACTATTTTACCTACCCGCTCTGGAGACTTTAGAAATGCTGCCATTTTTGCAGATTTCTTATTTAATGCATCGGCCTCTTCATCAGAAAGAGCGGCTTGCTCTTTAAACTCAGCAAATACTTTATCAATAGTTTCTTTATCTACATGAACATCAACTAACCTAGGTTCAAAGTGCAATGGTAAGGTTGCATTATCACGTATAGAATCCTGGAAGGTATATCTAGACATGTAGCCTCCTTCATCTTCATCTGAGCCAAAGGCCCAGAAAGTGTTTTTATCAGCTTTATTAACTGGTGTTCCTGTTAACCCAAACAGAAAAGCATTAGGTAAGGAAGCTCGCATTTGCCTGCCCAAATCTCCTTCTTGGGTTCTATGAGCCTCATCCACTAACACAATGATATTCTCTCGTAAGTTCATATTTGGCTTTGCATCCTTGAACTTAAAAATGGTAGAAATAATGATTTTTCGTGTATCACGCCCAAGCATCTCTTGCAGCTCCTTTATGCTATCTGTGGTTTCTACATTGGCAATATCTGCTGCATTAAAAATGCCACTTATCTGGGTGTCCAAATCTGTTCTATCTACTAATACTACAACAGTAGGACTTTTGAGGTCAGCATCTTTACGAAGTTTTTGAGCCGCAAAAACCATTAATAGGGATTTACCAGAACCTTGAAAATGCCATATAAGGCCTTTTTTTAGCCTTCCTTCTCTTACGCGTTCTACTATTTTATTGGCTCCTTCATATTGTTGGAAGCGGGGAATAACCTTTATCCTTTGTTTCTTTTTATTGGTGGTGAATAGCGAGAAATTTTTCAGAATGTCCAATAAACGAGCCGGCTTTAATAAATCTGAAAGCTCTTTGCCAATTTCTGTTAAGCCTAGACGCTTAGCCAAGGTATCTTCATCGCCTTCTAATCGCCATGGTGCCCAATATTCCAAAGGGCTGCGTATAGCACCATAAAAAAGTTCTTTGCCTTCCGTAGCAAAAGACAATATATTGGGCACAAAAAGCTGAGGAACGCTATTTTCATAAATATCATGAATTTCGTGTGCACCGTCTAGCCAACTGACAGAAGGTCTGATGGGTGTTTTAGCCTCTCCAATAACCACGGGAATACCATTCATCAGTAATGCTATATCGGGTCTTTTGGTTTCTCTATGGTGAATACTGAATTGATTGGTTATCCAATATTCATTTTGGGTCAAATCGTCAAAATCCATTAAACGAACAGGTACGTGCCGATTATTCTCACCAAAAGGCATTGTTTTTTCGCCTGCCAACCATTTAAAAAACTCTTCGTTAGCTTTTACCAAGCCTACTTGATTTACCGCTATAAGTACCGCCCTTAACTTGTATATCACCTCATCAGCCAAATCATTATTGGCTTTAATTTCCGGATTTAGTCGAATCAGAGCTTCTTTTAATTCGGTTTCTATCAAAACCTCATTTACTCCTCTTTTGATTTCATTGGCAGCTTTATATTTCCATCGAATTCCATACTCACTACTAGGTTCTTGGGCAAGATTGCTGTTGAGGTTTACCCCACTTAACTGATGTACGATGTAGTGTTCTACGCTATTAAGTTCGTTAAAGGGCATATTTTATAGAAGTTTAGCTTTTATTAATTCAATTAAAGAGTTAAAATCTCCCGCATTATTTAGAATATCCGTTTTTGAAACCTCAACTCTTGGCTCATCAATACAGGGTATAATAAGTGGGTTTTTATTACTCTTGCTATCTTTATATATAGAATCAAAATCTGCAACAAGCTTTGCAAATGGAGCTACTATATCTCCAAAGCCATTCTGTACTTTTAAATTATTTTTCAAATAAGGCGTATCACAAATCTCATCTTCAGGTTTTCGTTCCAATGTGCAAACAACATAGTTATCATTGTCTCGATTGGCTTCAATAACTTGGCTTGGGGCAAATCGAAAATCATAACTAGAACCATATTGATACGATTTAACCTCTAATTTCAACTTATTCAACGGAGTTTTAATATTGTAAACAACCAAGTCAAATGCTCCTTCATTGCTCTTCTTAGACACAACATCTATACCTGATTCGAAAAGTGCCTCTTTCAACAAATTTTCAATGTTTTGCCCCGTTTGCAGTCTGTTTTTAAACTTTTCTTTATGGGTGATGAATTTTTCTGCATTTCTTAAGAACTCATTTATGGATTCTTCTCCAAATTTTTCTGCCATAGATACTAATGCATCTATAGTAGCATCTACTTGGTTAATAGAGATTCCTGAGTTTTGAATCTTCTTCGCAATATCAAGTGTTGGTTGATCCTTAAGTATTTTAACGATATCAGGTGAATATGTTAATTGCATATAAAGCATGTCCTTTTTGGAGTATGTTGTCTTAAAGTATTCTTGAGCAACAGGTCTTCCTACAGAGGTTTCACACCAATCCAATAGTGTTAGCATTGGGCTTAAATAAACAGCTTTTTTCTCTTCATTATCGTTAATAATGCTGCCAGCAATAACCTCAACGTAACTATCAATATCCGCTCCCAAGTCATGCCAAGTTTTCGAAGGCAAGGTCACTAATTGAATACCATCATGAACCAATAGTTTAGTCCAATCATCCTTCTCATTAGATAAGTCCTTTAGCACCGTTATGATATTTTTATCTAAAATCTCTGAGATGGAAATTTTGTCTCCATCCTTAATAATTTGATATGGTTTGTATATCCTATCTTTATCTCCTTCTTCCCCGTGTGGTTTAAATTCTCCATTTTGATTAGGTATGACATTTGCCGAATGGATTAATCCAACGTATTCTGTTGTTTTAATTTGAAAATTAAGATAATCGTTCAGCCAAATAATAGTAGCAGATTCATCTTTGTTCAGAACCTTGGTTAATCCTTTAATATTCTTAGATTTTTCAATTGTTGAATTGATGAGGC
This portion of the Spirosomataceae bacterium TFI 002 genome encodes:
- a CDS encoding proton-dependent oligopeptide transporter, POT family, coding for MQEKTLFGHPRGLFVLFFTEMWERFSYYGMRAILFLYLTKSASEGALGLPEDTAGAVYGLYAASVYLLTLPGGWIADNILGQKKAIWWGGICIMIGHAILALPSTPSVFFSGLAFVAVGTGLLKANISSIVGELYPEGGAKRDAAFSIFYLGINLGSFLGMFIVGYLGEKVGWHYGFGAAAFAMFFGLINFKVNGKYLKSVGEKPTHKSSYTYLYVVIGLLVMAALSVTTGMLDSIQLANSMKYIISGITICYFIYIGFLDKSLTIVERKRVGVLFILFVAIAIFWSGFEQAATTFTIFADRHTDRALFGWDLPASWFQNANSLFILIFSAPFAALWVWLNKKNLNPNVPVKFGLGLIQLGLGFFIMYLAAQRVLDGTLAGMGWLTFTYLLHSLGELCISPVGLSSYTKLAPKKYYSQMMGLWFVGASLGNLIAGLFAGNFNEENVDAMPDLFMQFCIYGLVAGLIMILFQKQIKNWMGGIK
- a CDS encoding Histone H1-like protein Hc1, producing MDKYQELHNLVASLQDDFEKFYDKKNKAAGTRVRKGMQDVTVWAKAVRAEVQAIKNAE
- a CDS encoding translation initiation factor 1 (eIF-1/SUI1); the protein is MAKKNKRQKNDGGIVYSTNPDYVFADLFAQISTPNTDEQELKIWLDRKGGNKVVTRIAGFVGSDSDLDSLKKKLQNHCGAGGSAKDQEILIQGDHRDKVLVFLTKEGYKAKKAGG
- a CDS encoding type I restriction enzyme, R subunit; this encodes MPFNELNSVEHYIVHQLSGVNLNSNLAQEPSSEYGIRWKYKAANEIKRGVNEVLIETELKEALIRLNPEIKANNDLADEVIYKLRAVLIAVNQVGLVKANEEFFKWLAGEKTMPFGENNRHVPVRLMDFDDLTQNEYWITNQFSIHHRETKRPDIALLMNGIPVVIGEAKTPIRPSVSWLDGAHEIHDIYENSVPQLFVPNILSFATEGKELFYGAIRSPLEYWAPWRLEGDEDTLAKRLGLTEIGKELSDLLKPARLLDILKNFSLFTTNKKKQRIKVIPRFQQYEGANKIVERVREGRLKKGLIWHFQGSGKSLLMVFAAQKLRKDADLKSPTVVVLVDRTDLDTQISGIFNAADIANVETTDSIKELQEMLGRDTRKIIISTIFKFKDAKPNMNLRENIIVLVDEAHRTQEGDLGRQMRASLPNAFLFGLTGTPVNKADKNTFWAFGSDEDEGGYMSRYTFQDSIRDNATLPLHFEPRLVDVHVDKETIDKVFAEFKEQAALSDEEADALNKKSAKMAAFLKSPERVGKIVKDIATHFKDKVEPHGFKAMIATPDRFGCVQYKEELDKYFPTEASTVVISTSANDSLEFKQKWAIDKSKQEKIVDEFNDAHSELKFIIVTAKLLTGFDAPILQTMYLDKSLKDHTLLQAICRTNRLFPNKSFGRIVDYFGVFDDAAAALQFDEESVKKVITNLKELRDKLPQAVADAFSHFEGVDRTVGGFEGLEAAQNAINTSEKKDAFAKDYKFLSKLWESLSPDNSLDEYHADYKWLSQVFESVRPASDNIGKLLWFTLGAQTTKLIHENIHVGEVHQLDEFVLDADVIESIFNNPDPKQSKRLEKILIKRLKKQAGNPTFKKLSDRLEELRDKAEQGLISSIEFVKELCKVAKETVQAEKELDELIPEKSPKAALTELFLELKTDKTPAVVERIVEDIDAIVRVVSFQGWQKTVAGEREVQKSLRKALLKYQLHKDQVLFERAYAYIKEYY
- a CDS encoding MaoC like domain-containing protein; its protein translation is MSQKIPVGSEYRFRFSFTQAQVQTFADLTGDHNPIHIDPEYAATTRFGQCIIHGHLGSSVFTKYLGMNKPGGPGSIYLKQETEYLRPMIVDTEYEVLFRVENIIEGKHIAEISTEVYNLETNKIMIRGIGTLKNTELY
- a CDS encoding Ketosteroid isomerase homolog, producing the protein MTLYRYLAFFVFCFFFVSCQSSVDEQKEIEIIKQTIADQQVAWNNFDIPAFMKAYWQSSDMSFVSKSGVVKGWDGMKERYEKNYPNQEAMGKLTFDLKEVKLTDANSAMVIGSWNLLRPEMGDIGGYFTLVLQKINGEWKIISDHTS
- a CDS encoding glycine C-acetyltransferase, which produces MVQDIFDKAVNNLGPIGSHAHYSHHYYSFPKLSGPLGPYMTFQGKKMLNWSLNNYLGLATHPEVLKTDAEAAAEYGLAYPMGARMMTGNTDLHEEFERQLAEFVGQEDAFVLNYGYQGVMSAVEALVDSRDIIVYDAESHACLIDGVRLHRAKGGKTYTFKHNDMESLEKNLKRATKVAEEQNGGILVVTEGVFGMSGAVGALDKIAELKKSYKFRLLVDDAHGFGTIGKTGAGVPEHFGVEDAVDVHFSTFAKSMAMIGAFVAAKKEIIMYLKYNMRSQTYAKALPMPYVVGGMKRLEIIKKNPQLQEKLWTIVNALQDGFRKRGFDIGVTESCVTPVFLHGDYELATVTNLIRDMRENMNVFCSIIVYPVVPKGVILLRIIPTASHTLEDVEFTMNCFEKVQAKLQAGEYAPLEVETT